One part of the Granulicella arctica genome encodes these proteins:
- a CDS encoding Glu/Leu/Phe/Val family dehydrogenase: MATLTSPLPSTLTLEQETNPWEAQAARFDYAAKKLNLDKGIWKVLRYPAREIIVHIPVGMDDGSIEVFTGYRVQHSVARGPAKGGIRYSPDVSLDEVRALASWMTWKCAVVNIPFGGAKGGVICDPKKMSQGELERMTRRYTAELIEFLGPEKDVPAPDMGTDEQTMAWIMDTYSMHMRQTVTAVVTGKPVNIGGSRGRREATGRGISVVCDQALRYLGMPVEGCRVIVQGFGNVGSNAAKLLYEKGYTVIGIAEYDGGLYNAKGIDIAALTEHRRTAGTINGFAGAEVADKHELLTRSCEILIPAATENVITSLNAADLKCRILCEGANGPTTIVADDILAEKGVFVIPDILANAGGVTTSYFEWVQDRMGYFWTEAEVNQRLDSIMIQSFIDVIRYSESHGVNNRIAAYMLAIDRVAYTTKQRGIYA, from the coding sequence ATGGCAACACTTACCTCTCCTCTTCCCTCCACGCTCACGCTTGAGCAGGAGACGAACCCCTGGGAAGCGCAGGCTGCGCGCTTCGACTACGCCGCAAAGAAACTCAACCTCGATAAGGGCATCTGGAAGGTGCTTCGTTATCCTGCGCGCGAGATTATCGTGCATATCCCGGTGGGGATGGACGATGGGTCGATCGAGGTCTTTACCGGCTACCGGGTGCAGCACTCGGTGGCGCGTGGTCCTGCGAAGGGCGGTATTCGTTATTCGCCCGATGTCTCGCTTGATGAAGTGCGTGCGCTGGCGAGCTGGATGACGTGGAAGTGCGCCGTGGTCAACATTCCGTTTGGCGGCGCGAAGGGCGGCGTGATCTGCGATCCGAAGAAGATGTCGCAGGGCGAGTTGGAGCGGATGACGCGGCGGTATACGGCGGAGCTGATCGAGTTTCTTGGGCCGGAGAAGGACGTTCCAGCGCCGGATATGGGAACGGATGAGCAGACGATGGCGTGGATCATGGATACCTACTCGATGCACATGCGGCAGACGGTGACGGCGGTGGTGACGGGTAAGCCGGTCAATATCGGCGGGTCCAGGGGGCGTCGGGAGGCTACGGGGCGAGGAATCTCGGTGGTGTGCGACCAGGCGCTGCGGTATCTGGGGATGCCGGTGGAGGGTTGCCGGGTGATCGTGCAGGGTTTTGGCAATGTGGGGTCGAATGCGGCTAAGTTGTTGTATGAGAAGGGATATACGGTTATCGGGATCGCCGAATACGATGGCGGACTGTACAACGCCAAGGGCATCGATATCGCTGCGCTGACGGAGCATCGCCGGACGGCTGGGACGATCAATGGATTTGCGGGGGCGGAGGTTGCGGACAAGCATGAGCTGCTGACGCGGTCGTGCGAGATCCTGATTCCGGCAGCGACGGAGAACGTCATCACCAGCCTGAATGCGGCGGATTTGAAGTGCCGGATACTGTGCGAGGGAGCGAATGGGCCGACGACGATTGTCGCTGACGATATCCTGGCGGAGAAGGGGGTGTTTGTCATCCCCGATATCCTTGCGAATGCGGGCGGCGTGACGACGAGCTACTTCGAGTGGGTGCAGGACCGGATGGGGTACTTCTGGACCGAGGCGGAGGTCAACCAGCGGCTCGACAGCATTATGATCCAGAGCTTCATCGATGTGATCCGGTACTCGGAGTCGCATGGGGTGAATAACCGGATCGCTGCGTACATGCTGGCGATCGATCGTGTTGCGTATACGACCAAGCAGCGCGGAATCTACGCTTGA
- a CDS encoding anthranilate synthase component II: MIFVLDNYDSFTYNLVQYMGELGAEMVIRRNDELTPSEVEALHPDRIVISPGPCTPQDAGISIELIKHFAALGSNGGPKVPILGVCLGHQSIGAAFGGNVIRAPKLMHGKTSEVQHDGKTIFADIPSAMTCTRYHSLIVEDKAFPKELEVSARTEDGKTIMALRHRTLPIEGVQFHPESVLTTHGKHIIQNFMNLKS; this comes from the coding sequence ATGATCTTCGTCCTCGACAACTATGACTCGTTCACCTACAACCTAGTCCAGTACATGGGCGAGCTAGGCGCCGAGATGGTCATCCGCCGCAACGACGAACTCACGCCAAGCGAAGTCGAGGCACTGCATCCCGACCGCATCGTCATCTCGCCCGGTCCCTGCACCCCGCAGGACGCCGGCATCAGCATCGAGCTCATCAAGCACTTCGCCGCACTCGGATCGAACGGCGGTCCCAAGGTCCCCATCCTAGGCGTCTGCCTCGGACACCAGTCCATCGGCGCAGCCTTCGGCGGCAACGTCATCCGCGCGCCGAAGCTGATGCACGGCAAGACCAGCGAGGTCCAACACGACGGCAAGACCATCTTCGCCGACATCCCCTCCGCGATGACCTGCACCCGCTACCACTCCCTCATCGTCGAAGACAAAGCCTTCCCCAAAGAGTTGGAAGTTTCCGCCCGCACAGAGGACGGCAAAACCATCATGGCCCTCCGCCATCGCACCCTCCCCATTGAAGGCGTCCAGTTCCACCCCGAAAGCGTCCTCACCACCCACGGCAAACACATCATCCAAAACTTCATGAATCTGAAGAGCTAG
- a CDS encoding nuclease has translation MKILRLASILAIGYTLHAQQTIGSVAMQDATVSGNLSVTNGRAILVGSSAIVAKDHTAEVTLNRGGTVRVCATSGLHLAQSQGAGAQPLMLALDRGSIEIHIAALANDVVMTPDLRFATRTAGPLDLSLRVAQNGDTCVENKGSAAPILSIADTFGAASYELRPNQHVLFEHGSLKEVVDNETSPCGCPAATPAPGMSIAEALLAPSATGQTPSAQAAEQHPFPAAISEGLAPPPPAPQSTPGVAHAQVVTTLGYTGDGTGTISGTSTTATPPPVTPPPPSLAHRISHFFKHLFGGR, from the coding sequence ATGAAGATTCTCCGGCTAGCCTCCATCCTCGCAATCGGATACACCCTGCACGCCCAGCAGACCATCGGCAGCGTCGCCATGCAAGACGCAACCGTCTCCGGCAATCTCTCCGTCACCAACGGCCGAGCCATCCTCGTAGGCAGCAGCGCCATCGTAGCGAAGGACCACACCGCCGAGGTCACGCTCAACCGTGGTGGCACCGTCCGCGTCTGCGCCACCAGCGGACTCCACCTCGCACAATCTCAGGGCGCCGGAGCCCAGCCCCTCATGCTCGCCCTCGATCGCGGCTCCATCGAGATCCACATCGCCGCCCTCGCAAACGACGTCGTCATGACCCCCGACCTGCGCTTTGCGACACGCACCGCCGGTCCACTCGACCTGAGCCTCCGCGTCGCCCAGAACGGCGACACCTGCGTCGAAAACAAAGGCTCCGCCGCTCCCATCCTCAGCATCGCCGACACCTTCGGAGCCGCCTCCTACGAGCTCCGCCCCAACCAGCACGTCCTCTTCGAGCACGGCAGCCTCAAAGAGGTCGTAGACAACGAAACCTCCCCCTGCGGCTGCCCCGCCGCCACACCCGCTCCCGGAATGTCCATCGCCGAAGCGCTCCTCGCCCCCTCAGCTACCGGCCAAACGCCCTCCGCCCAGGCAGCCGAGCAGCACCCCTTCCCCGCCGCCATCAGCGAAGGCCTGGCTCCTCCGCCACCCGCCCCCCAATCCACCCCAGGCGTAGCCCACGCGCAGGTAGTCACCACCCTCGGCTACACCGGCGACGGCACGGGCACCATATCCGGCACATCCACCACCGCAACGCCGCCGCCCGTCACACCACCGCCGCCCAGCCTCGCCCACCGTATCAGCCACTTCTTCAAACACCTCTTCGGCGGCCGCTAA
- a CDS encoding AraC family transcriptional regulator: protein MDPLSDVLSLLKLRSYMCGGFDTAGEWSVRFGEHKGIKCYALVSGQCWLSVDGVPDPVRLEAGDCFLLPRGWPFCLTSDLTLTPVDAYALCQFPLNGAIRSLHGGGDCFSVGGHFALTGKHADILLGMLPPIVHIRKESDKAVMRWSLEQMMQELREPRPGGFLIAQQLAHMILIQALRLHLAEGMNGGVGWLFALADEQMSAAITCMHDDPAHRWSLQELAERVGMSRSTFALKFKQTVGTSPMEYLTRWRMLLAGDKLTNFSGDSISVVARSLGYESESAFSTAFKRVMGCSPRRYGRDGNIVSSSSREEEAVRDHQLEVVAG from the coding sequence ATGGACCCGCTCTCAGATGTGTTGTCGCTGTTGAAACTGCGCAGTTATATGTGCGGTGGTTTTGATACGGCTGGAGAATGGTCCGTTCGGTTTGGCGAGCATAAGGGGATCAAATGCTATGCCTTAGTTTCCGGTCAGTGTTGGCTCTCAGTGGACGGCGTTCCCGACCCTGTGCGGCTGGAGGCAGGGGACTGCTTCCTATTGCCGCGTGGCTGGCCTTTTTGCCTGACAAGCGATCTGACGCTGACTCCTGTCGATGCGTACGCGCTTTGTCAGTTCCCGCTGAATGGGGCCATTCGATCGCTTCATGGAGGCGGAGATTGCTTTAGCGTCGGTGGGCATTTCGCCCTTACGGGCAAGCATGCCGACATCTTGTTGGGGATGCTGCCGCCTATTGTGCATATCCGGAAAGAGTCGGACAAGGCGGTGATGCGCTGGTCTCTGGAGCAGATGATGCAGGAGTTGCGCGAGCCGCGGCCGGGTGGCTTTCTGATCGCACAACAACTCGCCCACATGATATTGATTCAGGCGCTGCGGTTACATTTGGCGGAAGGGATGAACGGTGGCGTTGGCTGGCTCTTCGCTTTGGCAGATGAGCAGATGAGCGCAGCGATCACCTGCATGCATGACGATCCGGCGCATCGCTGGAGCTTGCAGGAGTTGGCGGAGCGGGTCGGTATGTCGCGATCGACCTTTGCCTTGAAGTTCAAACAGACGGTGGGGACGTCACCGATGGAATATCTGACGCGCTGGCGTATGCTGCTGGCCGGGGATAAGCTGACGAATTTCAGCGGAGATTCCATCTCCGTTGTTGCCCGGTCGCTCGGCTATGAATCGGAAAGCGCCTTCAGTACAGCCTTCAAGAGGGTTATGGGCTGTTCGCCGCGACGGTATGGCCGTGACGGCAATATTGTTTCGTCTTCCAGTCGCGAAGAGGAGGCGGTCCGCGACCATCAGCTCGAAGTTGTTGCAGGCTGA
- a CDS encoding fumarate hydratase has product MATIKQDDFIQSVADALQYISFYHPVDYIANLARAYELEQSHAAKDAMAQILINSRMCAEGHRPICQDTGIVTAFVKVGMETRWEPSSASGMLTMQEMVDEGVRRAWKNSDNILRPSILRDPAFTRKNTGDNTPAMVVIELVRGGDVDVTVASKGGGSEAKSRFAMLNPSDSVVEWVLKTLPGMGAGWCPPGMLGIGIGGTAEKSMVMAKESLMEPIDMQELIARGPKNKIEELRIELYTKVNQLGIGAQGLGGLTTVLDVKIMEFPTHAANLPISMIPNCAATRHLHIKLDGSGPVMVAPPSLDAWPKLQMDVHSARRVNLDTITHEDVKTWKPGEVILLSGKLLTGRDAAHKRMTEMLSRGEKLPVDFKGRFIYYVGPVDAVHDEAVGPAGPTTATRMDKFTRQMLEATGLLGMIGKAERGPVAIDAIREFEAVYLIAIGGAAYLVSKAIKSAKVLAFADLGMEAIYEFEVVDMPVTVAVDTKGTSVHQTGPAEWAAKIAHGIGGIPILQ; this is encoded by the coding sequence ATGGCGACGATCAAACAAGACGACTTCATCCAGAGCGTAGCCGATGCGCTGCAATACATCAGCTTCTACCATCCTGTGGACTACATCGCGAACCTCGCCCGCGCCTACGAGCTGGAGCAGAGCCACGCAGCCAAGGACGCCATGGCTCAGATCCTCATCAACAGCCGCATGTGCGCCGAAGGCCACCGCCCCATCTGCCAGGACACCGGCATCGTCACCGCCTTCGTCAAGGTCGGCATGGAGACGCGCTGGGAGCCCTCCTCCGCCAGCGGCATGCTCACCATGCAGGAGATGGTCGATGAGGGCGTGCGCCGCGCCTGGAAGAACTCCGACAACATCCTCCGCCCCAGCATCCTCCGCGACCCAGCCTTCACCCGCAAGAACACCGGCGACAACACCCCCGCCATGGTCGTCATCGAGCTCGTCCGAGGAGGCGATGTCGATGTTACCGTCGCCTCCAAGGGCGGCGGCAGCGAGGCCAAAAGCCGCTTCGCCATGCTCAACCCCTCCGACTCAGTCGTCGAATGGGTCCTCAAGACCCTCCCCGGCATGGGCGCAGGCTGGTGTCCCCCAGGCATGCTCGGCATCGGCATCGGAGGCACCGCAGAAAAGTCCATGGTCATGGCCAAAGAGTCCCTCATGGAACCCATCGACATGCAGGAGCTCATCGCCCGCGGCCCAAAAAATAAAATCGAAGAGTTGAGGATCGAGCTCTACACCAAGGTCAACCAGCTCGGCATCGGCGCCCAGGGCCTCGGCGGCCTCACCACCGTCCTCGACGTCAAGATCATGGAGTTCCCCACCCACGCAGCCAACCTCCCCATCTCCATGATCCCCAACTGCGCCGCCACCCGTCATCTCCACATCAAGCTCGATGGCTCCGGCCCGGTCATGGTCGCCCCACCATCGCTCGACGCCTGGCCGAAGCTCCAGATGGACGTCCACTCCGCCCGCCGCGTCAACCTCGACACCATCACCCACGAGGACGTGAAGACCTGGAAGCCCGGCGAAGTCATTCTGCTCTCCGGCAAGCTCCTCACCGGCCGCGACGCCGCCCACAAACGCATGACCGAGATGCTGAGCCGCGGTGAAAAGCTCCCCGTCGACTTCAAGGGCCGCTTCATCTACTACGTCGGCCCGGTCGACGCCGTCCACGACGAAGCCGTCGGCCCCGCCGGTCCCACCACCGCCACCCGCATGGACAAGTTCACCCGCCAGATGCTCGAAGCCACCGGCCTCCTCGGCATGATCGGCAAAGCCGAGCGCGGCCCCGTCGCCATAGACGCCATCCGCGAGTTCGAGGCCGTCTATCTCATCGCCATCGGCGGCGCAGCCTACCTCGTCTCCAAAGCCATCAAGAGCGCCAAAGTCCTCGCCTTCGCAGACCTCGGGATGGAAGCCATCTACGAGTTCGAGGTAGTCGATATGCCGGTCACCGTAGCAGTCGATACCAAGGGAACCTCAGTCCACCAGACTGGCCCCGCAGAATGGGCCGCAAAGATAGCCCACGGCATCGGCGGCATCCCCATCCTTCAATAG
- the trpE gene encoding anthranilate synthase component I: MPKAPAAALPSSREFDKLSRTHTLVPVYRTVTADLETPVSAFLRIAAEEPEAFLLESVEGGEHVGRYTFIGIQPYKKMVSRGRQITVDEGKKHRTFDGDIFEELKTALSGHTPARLQGLPPFTAGAVGFFSYDVVRQIEKLPSTAKDELGVPDACLMFFDQVLAFDHVKKEIHLMVTADLTREDRKGAYDRTVRRLNKLERRLAQALPKPRRRTEHGKLKLTARTSKPAFLKAVTRTKEYIGSGDVFQCVLSQRFDCTPGVDAFDVYRALRIVNPSPYMYFLRFGLQKNGQKAVQSTTGHIVGSSPELLVRVHGRAVEYRPIAGTRPRSADEVADRALEADLRADEKEVAEHIMLVDLGRNDVGRVSEFGTVKVKDLMFVERYSHVMHLVSALEGTLRSDLEPIDAFKACFPAGTLSGAPKIRAMEIIEEMEPARRGVYGGSILYADFSGNLDSCIAIRTLFMDGKQGHIQAGAGIVADSIPEKEFEECGNKARAVVRAIERARQA; this comes from the coding sequence ATGCCGAAAGCACCCGCAGCCGCCCTACCCTCCTCTCGCGAATTCGACAAGCTGAGCCGCACCCACACGCTCGTCCCGGTCTACCGCACCGTCACCGCAGACCTCGAGACCCCCGTCTCTGCCTTCCTGCGCATCGCAGCCGAGGAGCCCGAAGCCTTCCTCCTCGAATCCGTCGAGGGCGGCGAGCACGTAGGCCGCTACACCTTCATCGGCATCCAGCCCTATAAGAAGATGGTCTCCCGCGGCAGGCAGATCACCGTCGACGAGGGCAAAAAGCACCGCACCTTCGACGGAGACATCTTCGAGGAGTTGAAAACCGCCCTCAGCGGCCACACCCCCGCTCGGCTCCAGGGCCTTCCCCCTTTCACAGCTGGAGCCGTCGGCTTCTTCTCCTACGACGTCGTCCGCCAGATCGAAAAGCTCCCCTCCACCGCCAAAGACGAGCTCGGCGTCCCCGACGCCTGCCTCATGTTCTTCGACCAGGTCCTCGCCTTCGACCACGTCAAAAAAGAGATTCACCTCATGGTCACGGCCGACCTCACCCGCGAGGATCGCAAAGGCGCCTACGACCGCACCGTCCGTCGCCTCAACAAGCTCGAGCGCCGCCTCGCACAGGCCCTCCCCAAGCCCCGCCGCCGCACCGAACACGGCAAGCTGAAGCTCACCGCCCGCACCTCCAAACCCGCCTTCCTCAAAGCCGTCACCCGCACCAAGGAGTACATCGGCTCCGGCGACGTCTTCCAGTGCGTTCTCTCCCAGCGCTTCGACTGCACCCCCGGCGTCGACGCCTTCGACGTCTACCGCGCCCTCCGCATCGTCAACCCGTCGCCCTACATGTACTTCCTGCGCTTCGGGCTACAAAAAAATGGGCAGAAGGCCGTTCAATCGACGACCGGCCACATCGTAGGCTCCTCACCCGAGCTCCTCGTCCGCGTCCACGGCCGCGCCGTCGAGTACCGCCCCATCGCCGGCACCCGCCCCCGCAGCGCAGACGAGGTCGCCGACCGTGCCCTCGAAGCCGACCTCCGCGCCGACGAAAAAGAGGTCGCCGAACACATCATGCTCGTCGACCTTGGCCGCAACGACGTAGGCCGAGTCAGCGAATTCGGGACAGTCAAGGTAAAGGATTTGATGTTCGTAGAACGCTACAGCCACGTCATGCACCTCGTCAGCGCGCTCGAAGGAACCCTGCGATCCGACCTCGAGCCCATCGACGCCTTCAAAGCCTGCTTCCCTGCCGGAACTCTCAGCGGAGCCCCCAAGATCCGCGCCATGGAGATCATCGAAGAGATGGAACCCGCCCGCCGCGGCGTCTACGGCGGCAGCATCCTCTACGCCGACTTCTCCGGCAATTTAGACTCCTGCATCGCCATCCGTACCCTCTTCATGGACGGCAAACAAGGCCATATCCAGGCCGGAGCCGGCATCGTCGCCGACTCCATCCCAGAAAAAGAGTTCGAAGAATGCGGCAACAAAGCCCGCGCCGTAGTCCGAGCCATCGAACGAGCCCGCCAAGCCTGA
- the pgsA gene encoding CDP-diacylglycerol--glycerol-3-phosphate 3-phosphatidyltransferase, producing the protein MNLPNSITMSRIASIPLLIWVLSPAFPWHGSHGHVGLLGGEQEIAASILFIIASITDGLDGYFARRRGQVTTMGILLDPLADKLMVSAAFIILVSYTPQIVPPWIAIVVIGREFLVSGLRSIAASEGFTIEASEIGKLKTVIQIVSVVAAILAHRWDYWNWFGFIVGVHFIAVTAIYWMIVVSIISAVDYFVGFWKKIDHASNTHRRRRSAVLSRKQKPAQAGPEQASRIS; encoded by the coding sequence ATGAACCTGCCCAATTCCATCACGATGAGCCGCATTGCCAGCATCCCGCTGCTGATCTGGGTGTTGTCGCCTGCTTTTCCGTGGCATGGCTCGCATGGCCATGTCGGGTTGCTGGGGGGCGAGCAGGAGATTGCTGCGTCTATCCTGTTCATCATTGCGAGCATTACGGATGGTCTGGATGGGTACTTTGCCCGACGTCGTGGACAGGTGACGACGATGGGGATACTGCTCGATCCGCTGGCCGACAAGCTGATGGTGTCGGCGGCGTTCATCATTCTGGTCTCGTATACGCCGCAGATTGTGCCACCGTGGATTGCGATTGTTGTGATCGGGCGGGAGTTTCTTGTCTCGGGGCTTCGGTCGATTGCCGCGTCAGAGGGTTTTACCATCGAGGCGAGCGAGATTGGGAAGCTGAAGACGGTGATCCAGATTGTGTCGGTGGTGGCTGCGATTCTGGCGCATCGCTGGGATTACTGGAACTGGTTCGGCTTTATCGTGGGGGTCCACTTTATTGCGGTTACGGCGATCTACTGGATGATCGTGGTTTCCATCATCTCGGCTGTGGACTACTTTGTCGGGTTCTGGAAGAAGATCGATCATGCTTCGAATACGCATCGGCGGCGGCGCAGCGCAGTGCTGAGCAGGAAGCAGAAGCCTGCTCAGGCGGGGCCGGAACAGGCTTCGCGGATCTCGTAG